A genome region from Cryptosporidium parvum Iowa II chromosome 8, whole genome shotgun sequence includes the following:
- a CDS encoding hypothetical protein (paralog within cryptosporidium specific WYLE gene family, within locus of WYLE gene members; transcripts identified by EST) yields the protein MTQDIGKEKKMRDILFLILPLVIVTISCCNYIESASIADSTRQFAVKIDEQGKTSKVTDSKPISADSTPKIDKDKSYIDDDKLLNGRKSTWNRFITLIIDNVKPGENWESALSTKSNEYFGCDSPQRIFCSDHYEHEILSDKFFIPTSVVPVHLPTEAKPNRITDYIKRTFDLNLSDTIKLSNFPRVKHFRRSLVLLPSEPYQRVMTFAIEQCMVPSTWYLELIHCMYLGMAPKFLGMVFSYSLKDIIGAALMSVGYKDERFIMENCFYAVSLVVDDYISPHYREICIAVHACLESKHFERYFSKQKREFETRIANTYSHIPEKLGFLKPMEFYRYAVLLSMSLIKDKNVDIKIYPERNFLPIRIALASLAYYAISTNQSWVFDTEKKVLLFFTKTILNMLFEVSLLSIPGCVKKLAKFSHEAKADKEIIFELFCKEIFSAGFIVDATIESYADPNLHSMAVMPQRVLHPSYSSFVPDLTNDVKYSEDESWINAQIEVSKPEVVRPGRVQKVFKSKTLIRTFRRDHYNSGIGPKSMDASSRKIKTGKVTRISFKSFTNKLTKRRSK from the coding sequence ATGACACAAGATATTggaaaagagaaaaaaatgagagatatattattcttaatattgCCTTTAGTAATTGTCACAATAAGTTGTTGTAATTATATTGAGTCCGCTTCAATAGCCGATTCAACACGACAATTTGCGGTTAAAATTGATGAACAAGGTAAAACTTCAAAGGTAACGGACTCCAAACCAATTAGCGCAGATTCTACTCCAAAAATAGATAAAGATAAGAGTTATATTGACGATGATAAATTGTTAAATGGCCGGAAATCGACTTGGAATAGATTTATTACTCTGATTATTGATAATGTAAAACCAGGAGAAAATTGGGAGAGTGCATTGTCTACTAAGTCGAATGAATACTTTGGATGTGATAGCCCTCAACGTATTTTCTGTAGTGACCATTATGAACATGAAATTCTTTctgataaattttttatccCTACATCAGTTGTTCCTGTTCACCTTCCAACAGAGGCTAAGCCCAATCGAATTACGGATTACATTAAGAGAACCtttgatttgaatttatCCGACACTATTAAGTTGTCTAACTTCCCTAGAGTAAAGCACTTCAGAAGAAGCTTGGTTTTATTACCTTCAGAGCCATACCAAAGAGTAATGACTTTTGCTATTGAACAATGCATGGTTCCTTCAACTTGGtatttagaattaattcattGTATGTACCTTGGCATGGCACCAAAGTTTCTTGGAATGGTTTTTAGCTATTCAttaaaagatattattggCGCAGCATTGATGAGTGTCGGCTATAAAGACGAACGTTTTATAATGGAAAACTGTTTTTATGCAGTATCACTAGTAGTTGATGATTATATTTCTCCGCATTATAGGGAAATTTGTATTGCTGTGCATGCATGCCTTGAATCAAAGCATTTTGAACGATATTTTTCTAAACAAAAGAGAGAATTCGAAACTCGAATAGCAAATACGTATAGCCACATTCCAGAAAAACTGGGGTTTTTAAAGCCGATGGAATTTTATAGGTATGCAGTCTTACTTTCAATGTCACTtataaaagataaaaacgttgatataaaaatttatccTGAAAGAAATTTCCTCCCAATAAGAATAGCACTAGCAAGTTTGGCATACTATGCGATATCTACTAATCAAAGTTGGGTATTTGATACAGAAAAGAAGgtcttattatttttcacAAAGACAATTCTGAATATGCTTTTTGAAGTATCATTGCTTTCAATCCCTGGCTGTGTCAAAAAACTAGCTAAATTTTCTCATGAAGCCAAAGCTGACaaggaaattatttttgagtTATTTTGCAAGGAAATTTTTTCTGCAGGGTTTATTGTTGATGCTACAATCGAATCCTATGCTGATCCTAATTTACATTCTATGGCTGTTATGCCTCAGAGGGTACTGCATCCTTCATATAGTTCTTTCGTTCCAGACTTGACAAATGACGTGAAATATTCTGAAGACGAATCTTGGATAAATGCACAAATTGAAGTAAGTAAACCTGAAGTTGTAAGACCGGGACGAGTACAAAAGgtatttaaatcaaaaacaCTAATAAGAACATTCCGAAGAGACCACTACAATAGTGGGATCGGACCTAAATCAATGGATGCTTCCTCACGTAAGATAAAAACAGGAAAAGTTACGAGGATTAGCTTTAAGAGTTttacaaataaattgaCAAAGAGAAGAAGTAAGTAG
- a CDS encoding hypothetical protein (paralog within cryptosporidium specific WYLE gene family, within locus of WYLE gene members) — MRCRQLIFLLFMFIRNVKSFENGLLRLVIESSQHSLNGSLDDFVSSSAENYFSFENPQQSVSCDRVFYSSSQYLDQTPPSSEFITHVPRESKSPAHFLFYTEDSLFRSRINMSQTHFPRRKHFNKNLPKLPFEPYQRIMTFAIEICMIPSIWYLELIHCMHFGMAPFFSGMLMSYSLQDVVGSAIKTMGYLDESFTIENCYRSVSSVTDEQINANFQEICESMSQCLLSNQFSSDPYLRLKEEFQQRIDNAYSNIEGQEKVEQHKNYARHSLLLSLSSKTINFSLADPATEKNFLIIRAMVLSMTYLVNKFIPVEESTISERMSKITKFINSMLFSQFKYYMKMCLISFPAILGSKSKDFQEIVGLYCKEFLSFGFIDETVKKEGDSLEAFKKAILPSRVLDPAYASVIPSLINGASSQEDLSWLSFSSVGTIEYIGVETGKKKRPKTTKYFKTASKNSISKTRSTETNTKKKSGFTKITKIFTNRKTRISGLITSHLGSADQ, encoded by the coding sequence ATGCGTTGCCGACaactaatttttttacTCTTTATGTTTATAAGAAATGttaaatcatttgaaaatgGTTTATTACGGCTAGTAATAGAGTCTTCTCAACATTCTTTGAATGGGTCATTGGATGACTTTGTTTCTTCAAGTGCAGAAAATTACTTCTCGTTTGAAAACCCTCAACAGTCAGTATCTTGTGACAGAGTTTTTTATTCATCGAGTCAATACTTAGATCAAACTCCACCTTCTTCAGAGTTTATTACTCATGTTCCGCGAGAGAGTAAGAGTCCGGCacattttttgttttatacTGAAGATAGTCTTTTTAGATCACGAATTAATATGTCTCAAACACACTTTCCAAGGCGTAAACATTTTAATAAGAATCTTCCAAAATTGCCATTTGAGCCATACCAACGAATAATGACTTTTGCTATTGAAATCTGTATGATTCCATCTATTTGgtatttggaattaatacATTGTATGCATTTTGGGATGGCGCCATTTTTTTCAGGCATGCTAATGAGTTATAGCCTTCAAGATGTTGTCGGTTCAGCTATTAAAACAATGGGTTACCTAGATGAAAGCTTTACAATTGAAAATTGTTATAGATCTGTTTCATCTGTAACAGACGAACAAATTAATGCAAACTTTCAAGAGATTTGTGAAAGTATGAGTCAATGCCTGTTATCTAATCAATTTTCTTCCGACCCATATCTTCgtttaaaagaagaatttcaGCAAAGGATTGATAATGCTTATTCTAATATTGAAGGCCAAGAAAAGGTGGAACAACATAAAAATTATGCAAGACACTCTTTGTTATTATCACTATCATCtaaaacaataaatttttcattagCAGATCCCGCtacagaaaaaaattttttaattattagaGCTATGGTATTAAGTATGACTTACTTAGTTAATAAGTTCATTCCAGTTGAAGAGAGTACTATTTCCGAAAGGATGTCCAAAATCacaaaatttataaatagCATGCTTTTTTCTCAATTTAAGTATTATATGAAGATGTGCTTAATTAGCTTTCCTGCGATATTAGGTTCAAAAAGCAAAGATTTTCAAGAAATCGTTGGGCTTTACTGCAAGGAGTTTTTATCTTTTGGGTTTATTGATGAAACGGTTAAAAAAGAAGGGGATTCTCTTGAAGCATTTAAAAAAGCAATTCTGCCGTCTAGAGTTTTAGATCCGGCTTATGCTTCTGTAATTCCTTCCTTAATTAATGGAGCAAGCTCTCAAGAAGATTTATCATGGCTAAGTTTTAGTTCAGTAGGAACCattgaatatattggaGTCGAAACTGGTAAAAAGAAAAGGCCCAAGACaactaaatatttcaaaacaGCAAGTAAAAATAGTATCAGTAAAACGAGATCTACCGAAACAAATACCAAAAAGAAAAGCGGCTTTAcgaaaattacaaaaatatttactaaTCGCAAGACGAGGATTTCTGGATTAATCACTTCACATTTAGGTTCAGCTGATCAGTAA
- a CDS encoding hypothetical protein (paralog within cryptosporidium specific WYLE gene family, within locus of WYLE gene members) — translation MLFALEECLLPSKFFIQVAFCTFDAIYPFLEGVPSGEVMQDIVGAAMYSVNKIGDDFSFDTKYCRKAIAMIPDSRINLEVDSKCNDISLCMHQDHFPQLSRSLSVFNLEQLIEKSFILHGLEYQLRVRKLIQSILWKIIKSAHKSNIKREHMNPNRLFSIIRAYVLTLYIRHSSLIIPGWYLNKFPSAKNSLSFVYVKNEDYTEQSAYINYCARKLKWWLDAFQPIVSPIFPNMDTKDEVSRSACFQAGRAGFVSNEEFDFSNMIEEGTESVDLLNLQLPIILKKSEEEIKYIRNNNLRKAQENRKWTSHYESYPYSLNGRMFQDIIHEKDKLNLQNLAQEAELSQDKDTLLDEVKDLLGRKKNGDEPSIKYENIFDTNGRESDKKTSFSPVEFIAQLKQDNIDLESHDANTSNISYKPRSIIRDQLIQPQSTHSLKQGIYGNAMDDTNSGFEEDEIEEFEDEDEFESENDNNYSTK, via the coding sequence ATGTTATTTGCTTTAGAAGAATGCCTTCTTCCATCAAAGTTTTTTATTCAGGTTGCTTTTTGTACATTTGATGCAATTTATCCATTTTTAGAAGGTGTTCCTTCTGGAGAAGTAATGCAAGATATTGTAGGGGCAGCTATGTATTCGGTAAATAAAATAGGAGACGATTTTTCCTTTGATACCAAATATTGCCGTAAAGCAATAGCAATGATTCCAGATTCACGTATAAACTTAGAAGTTGATTCAAAATGCAATGATATCTCTCTATGTATGCACCAAGACCATTTTCCTCAATTATCACGTTCCCTAAGTGTATTTAATTTGGAACAATTAATAGAGAAATCGTTTATACTTCATGGTCTTGAGTATCAGCTCAGAGTGAGAAAACTTATTCAATCAATTCtttggaaaataattaaatctgcccataaatcaaatataaaaagaGAGCATATGAATCCCAATAGacttttttcaataatcaGAGCATATGTACTTACATTGTATATTAGACATTCGAGCCTAATTATTCCAGGATggtatttaaataaatttccaTCGgcaaaaaattcattatcattTGTATATGTGAAAAATGAAGATTATACTGAACAATCTGCTTATATAAACTACTGTGcaagaaaattaaaatggTGGTTAGATGCATTCCAACCAATTGTATCACCGATTTTCCCGAATATGGATACCAAGGATGAGGTTTCAAGATCCGCATGCTTTCAAGCAGGAAGAGCAGGATTTGTAAGTAACGAAGAGTTTGACTTCTCAAATATGATCGAGGAAGGTACTGAAAGTGTTGATTTGCTGAACCTTCAACTTCCcattatattgaaaaagtCAGAAGAGGAAATAAAGTAtataagaaataataacttaAGAAAAGCTCAAGAAAATAGAAAGTGGACTAGTCACTATGAGTCGTATccatattcattaaatgGAAGAATGTTCCAGGATATTATTCATGAAAAAGATAAACTTAACTTACAAAATTTAGCTCAAGAAGCCGAATTAAGCCAAGATAAGGACACTTTATTAGATGAAGTTAAAGATCTATtaggaagaaaaaaaaatggtgATGAGCCATCtattaaatatgaaaatatttttgatacAAATGGCAGAGAAAGTGACAAAAAAACGTCTTTCTCCCCAGTTGAATTTATAGCTCAATTAAAGCAAGATAATATTGACTTAGAATCTCACGATGCAAACACGAGCAATATTTCCTATAAACCCAGAAGCATAATTAGAgatcaattaattcaacCGCAAAGCACTCATTCTTTGAAACAGGGTATTTATGGAAATGCCATGGATGACACAAATTCTGGATTTGAGGAGGATGAAATCGAGgaatttgaagatgaagatgagTTTGAGAGTGAAAACGATAACAATTATTCTACAaagtaa
- a CDS encoding hypothetical protein (paralog within cryptosporidium specific WYLE gene family, within locus of WYLE gene members), whose amino-acid sequence MRLTLIIIFISTFIPILSKKSSKTSYNPDNILVGVDNQKNNHIYNSQYRIRVRKMDPFLRTVVIKGIEPNFPNDINADGTSPLSENIYSKLPIRLHVPIIPIDNSVKIRRMPVISQSSQRLPLEASERLFSYAIGICKIPSLWYLELIYCMHRGVTHFTTGILTSYTLQDIIGASLASMDLPSESFSLAKCKASISLFSDIAINKKNSEVCSMMLTCLTSKEFLRNNKNQVRKLEKEITDVYKDKPPFFRGQQPRSYAQKIIVGILMARREKGYGPAASKNDGKKIKFPDKLFYVIRYFNFIMILTEYLIRQGLKDIDAFEISPKAYMKIGDKSLLQPTPIKMIAKCARLIINAHLSNNSVDYLSYFDKTGFCPFSNVIIQHACTELVSMGFINSEIEIPKNISINELEYLAYPHLAHSREIVKEQPTKKIKDKTSSQVKSADLSSKSRGAFKQNIKQKKALENQSPKKKVQVQFSDKGAILNNRSVVTRLDVPKNFANKTSNESNSTEIESYASSNSTSNSGLKKQLEDILSTIDID is encoded by the coding sequence ATGAGACTAACGcttattataatatttattagtacatttattccaattctttcaaaaaagTCCTCTAAAACTAGTTACAATCCTGACAATATACTGGTAGGGGTAGataatcaaaaaaacaATCATATATACAACTCCCAATATAGAATAAGAGTCAGAAAAATGGACCCGTTCTTAAGAACAGTTGTAATTAAAGGGATTGAACCCAATTTTCctaatgatattaatgcTGATGGAACAAGCCCTCTTTCTGAGAACatatattcaaaacttCCAATTAGGCTTCATGTTCCAATTATTCCAATCGATAATTCTGTaaaaattagaagaatGCCAGTAATTTCTCAAAGTTCCCAAAGACTTCCTTTAGAGGCAAGCGAAAGGTTATTCTCGTATGCAATAGGTATCTGCAAAATACCTTCTTTGTGGTATCTCGAGCTCATATACTGTATGCATAGAGGAGTTACACACTTTACAACGGGTATTCTTACAAGCTATACTCTTCAAGATATTATTGGTGCATCACTAGCATCTATGGATCTTCCAAGTGAAAGTTTTAGTTTAGCTAAATGTAAGGCCTCAATATCTCTTTTTAGTGACATAGcaataaacaaaaaaaattcgGAAGTCTGCAGTATGATGCTGACATGCCTTACTTCTAAAGAATTTCtgagaaataataaaaatcaagttaggaaattagaaaaagaaattactGACGTCTACAAAGATAAGCCACCGTTCTTTAGAGGCCAGCAACCCAGATCTTATGCCCAGAAAATCATTGTTGGAATATTAATGGCAAGAAGGGAAAAAGGTTATGGGCCTGCCGCTAGTAAAAATGATggaaaaaagataaaatttCCTGATAAACTATTCTATGTGATACGATACTTCAACTTTATAATGATTCTAACTGAATACTTAATTAGACAGGGACTTAAAGATATTGATGCATTTGAGATTTCTCCAAAGGCCTATATGAAAATTGGAGATAAAAGCCTACTTCAGCCAACTCCTATTAAAATGATTGCAAAATGCGCACGCCTGATTATTAATGCTCACTTATCAAACAATTCAGTGGATTATTTATCTTATTTTGATAAGACAGGCTTTTGCCCATTCTCAAATGTAATAATACAGCACGCATGCACTGAATTAGTTTCTATGGGATTTATAAATAgtgaaattgaaattccaaagaatatttcaataaacGAGCTTGAATATTTAGCATACCCTCACCTTGCTCATTCAAGAGAAATTGTCAAGGAACAGCCGaccaaaaaaataaaagataaaaCATCGAGTCAAGTAAAAAGTGCTGACTTAAGTTCGAAGAGTAGAGGGGcttttaaacaaaatattaaacaaaaaaaagcCTTAGAAAATCAATCTCCTAAGAAAAAAGTGCAAGTTCAGTTTAGTGATAAAGGAGCAATATTGAATAACCGTTCAGTTGTTACCCGTTTAGATGTTCCAAAAAATTTTGCAAACAAAACATCAAATGAAAGCAACAGTACAGAGATAGAAAGCTATGCTAGTTCAAATTCGACGTCAAATTCTGGATTGAAAAAACAGCTCGAAGATATTCTTTCAACTATAGATATTGACTGA
- a CDS encoding coiled coil protein (transcripts identified by EST): INFILEYNSKKKKFTKFDNKVIGNIQREVEISVENKGNFYNHPEIIKEYNIKNNTFVKLWLSDIELKYSGLFAFGGDIATVKGQKGLEDQEQEEFEINKIIEENRLLDKLNLLRQHDIEATDSGDISPFDEVTRKKILASGIKIVYQKSDSQPSSATLKKVIDNVNAPDDLEDEDDTVILITPNQQIAALEILAGRKLINAIQLNIEIDETVTESKNLIESSVGLEYEEKNFPECVEIKKNLIQKIGKLKLENANLSMRAQKLRNKERKTKEYRNILENIERNKESLHNQNIELLKIEKRIQQLSVEDRMEDKIENKIEDSNQLEAKPEELQDSEASLKKKERRKVIIAAILEEAKRRKLAEKNKETAQFSQNNINSEGSNVDKKGVESNEGIKPKEELQDSEIKEIRQIAKMLVWLQENNPKTSASAETRGERGASAIKNLRKLYISDEEHFKKVAEKIKNNFEEKVLENKQKESSKRNTPTMDSNSNSKGETSQNTKQD, translated from the coding sequence attaactttattttagaatataattcaaagaaaaaaaagtttactaaatttgataataaagttattggaaatattcAAAGAGAAGTAGAGATTTCCGTTGAAAATAAAGGTAACTTTTACAATCATCCAGAGATTATAAAGGAatacaatattaaaaacaatacATTTGTCAAATTGTGGCTATCcgatattgaattaaaatatagTGGATTATTTGCTTTTGGTGGGGATATTGCCACAGTTAAAGGACAAAAAGGTCTTGAAGATCAAGAAcaagaagaatttgaaataaacaaaataatagaagaaaatagaTTGTTAgataaattgaatttacTAAGGCAGCATGATATAGAAGCTACTGACTCTGGAGATATATCTCCCTTTGATGAAGttacaagaaaaaagatACTTGCATCTGGAATCAAGATTGTTTATCAGAAATCAGATAGCCAGCCCAGCTCCGCGACcttaaaaaaagtaattgaTAACGTTAATGCTCCTGATGATTTGGAAGACGAAGATGACACCGTTATTCTAATTACTCCAAACCAACAGATTGCAGCATTAGAGATTCTTGCAGGAAGGAAGTTGATTAATGCTATacaattaaatattgaaattgatgaaaCTGTAACTGAAtccaaaaatttaatagaatCTAGTGTAGGCCTTGAATATGAAGAAAAGAACTTCCCTGAGTGcgttgaaattaaaaagaatttgataCAAAAAATAGGTAAATTAAAGTTAGAAAATGCAAATCTAAGCATGCGTGCGCAGAAACTTAGGAATAAAGAGAGAAAAACAAAAGAGTATAGAAATATTCTGGAAAATatagaaagaaataaagaaagtttacacaatcaaaatattgagCTGctaaaaattgaaaaaagaattcaacAACTTTCTGTAGAAGATAGAATGGAAGATAAAATAGAGAACAAAATAGAAGATAGTAATCAGTTGGAAGCCAAACCTGAAGAACTTCAAGACAGTGAGGCGTCcctaaagaaaaaagaacgaagaaaagttattattgcTGCCATATTGGAAGAGGCTaagagaagaaaattagctgagaaaaataaagaaactGCACAATTTAgtcaaaataatataaattccGAAGGAAGCAATGTAGATAAAAAGGGTGTAGAATCCAATGAAGGCATAAAACCCAAGGAAGAACTTCAAGATTCAGAAATCAAAGAGATCCGACAAATCGCAAAGATGTTGGTATGGCTACAAGAAAACAATCCCAAAACATCAGCAAGCGCCGAAACCAGAGGCGAAAGAGGGGCGTCTGCCATCAAAAACCTTAGAAAATTGTATATTTCAGACGAAGAACATTTCAAAAAAGTTGCCgagaaaatcaaaaataactTCGAAGAGAAGGTCTTAGAAAATAAGCAAAAAGAGAGCAGTAAACGCAATACTCCAACAATGGACAGCAACTCGAATTCAAAAGGGGAAACCAGTCAAAATACTAAACAAGATTGA
- a CDS encoding integral membrane protein, 7-pass transmembrane domain, which translates to MHELHYPDENIDSVKDPEDLSIQEKQLNSKLILVNEIPSGEIMYAENFSYEGEQHSNNKRKENELLSTPEQIEYFNFEDLKKDETKKFSDEKNMKLNTKKKDNKNVKGKTKHKKILEKEDFSSPKLSPEPKNRLDRFQNSLTIPIGCKDKNKTLPKKYSKEYLKYGYDDLQFEIDESISLNPTLPSITSSMQNNLLKEGASYNSSLTLKLKKTLKKRDSEGYSELFDIPSENSEDGNIPITRDTQFLQIIQHKMPKRSNKTLGSPIKPKLLNTKDMLRSEASSETLVLDRNKGSDECYSEIFESSGKKNCEQTACVKIGDLICAPQNNVKKIRVPKSSLPKRKNR; encoded by the coding sequence ATGCATGAGCTTCACTATCCAGATGAAAATATAGATTCTGTAAAAGATCCCGAAGATTTGTCAATCCaagaaaaacaattaaattctAAACTTATACTAGTAAACGAAATCCCATCAGGAGAAATAATGTATGCAGAAAATTTTTCTTATGAAGGAGAGCAgcattcaaataataaaagaaaagaaaatgaattattatctaCTCCTGAGCAAATAGAATACTTCAATTTTGAGGATCTGAAAAAGGATGAAACTAAAAAATTTTCTGATgagaaaaatatgaaaCTTAATACgaaaaagaaagataataaaaatgtcAAGGGAAAAACAAAGCATAAAAAGATACTTGAAAAAGAAGACTTCTCAAGTCCAAAATTGAGTCCTGAACCCAAAAATAGGCTTGATAGATTTCAAAATTCCCTCACTATTCCTATAGGTTgtaaagataaaaataaaactttGCCAAAAAAATACAGTAAAGAATATCTTAAGTATGGATATGATGACCTTCAATTTGAGATTGATGAAAGTATTTCATTGAATCCCACTCTTCCCTCAATTACTTCTAGCATGCAAAACAATCTTTTGAAGGAAGGCGCAAGTTATAATTCTAGCTTAACTcttaaattgaaaaaaacactaaaaaaaagagacTCTGAAGGTTATAGTGAGCTATTTGACATTCCCAGCGAAAACTCTGAAGATGGCAATATTCCAATAACTAGGGATACTCAATTTTTGCAAATTATTCAGCACAAAATGCCAAAAAGGAGTAATAAAACACTTGGAAGTCCTATAAAACCTAAATTACTTAATACCAAGGACATGCTACGCAGTGAAGCGTCTAGCGAAACTCTCGTATTAGACAGAAATAAAGGCTCCGATGAATGTTATTCTGAGATATTTGAGAGCAGTggcaaaaaaaattgtgaGCAAACTGCATGTGTCAAAATTGGGGACTTAATATGCGCTCCTCAAAATaatgtaaaaaaaattcgTGTGCCAAAATCAAGTCTACCAAAAAGAAAGAACAGATAG
- a CDS encoding hypothetical protein (Similar to CGI-126 protein, putative) has protein sequence MNNYSTLEKLPQITINAGPLDNLWPERLKEELKVLIGYVALLKDSGEEWFNIKPLQDGTKWEGVCWYTHNLKRYEFAFRFNIPEKYPITPFEVEIPELDGKTLKMYRGGKICMDTHFIPLWLRNCPKFGIVHILAFGLAPWLAAEVPFLVSSCKI, from the exons atgaataattattcaacTTTAGAGAAATTACCTCAAATCACTATTAATGCAGGCCCATTAGATAATTTATGGCCAGAGAGACTAAAAGAGGAGCTGAAGGTATTAATAGGATATGTGgcattattaaaagattcaGGAGAAGAGTGGTTCAATATTAAGCCACTTCAAGATGGAACAAA ATGGGAAGGAGTTTGTTGGTACACTCACAACTTAAAAAGATACGAATTTGCATTTCGCTTTAAT ATACCTGAGAAGTATCCTATTACTCCATTCGAAGTTGAAATTCCAGAGTTGGATGGGAAAACTTTGAAAATGTATAGAGGCGGAAAGATTTGTATGGATACTCATTTCATTCCTCTCTGGCTAAGAAATTGCCCAAAATTTGGTATTGTTCATATTCTAGCTTTCGGCCTGGCGCCATGGCTTGCTGCAGAAGTTCCATTTTTGGTATCATCATGTAAAATTTAA